A stretch of DNA from Cellulomonas fengjieae:
GGATGGGTGTCATGGCAGCAAAGCTAATGGCATTAGCCAATCCCGTCAACCCCCGATGCGGCGGGCGTGGGCAGGGGTTGGCAAGATGGGCTCCGCACGATCGCACCGTCATCCACTGAAGGAGTACGTCATGTCCGCAGCGCTGCCCGAGGTCTCGGGTTCCTTCGGCCAGAAGCCGACCCTGACCTTCCCTGACGCCGCGCCCTCCGGTGAGCTCGAGGTCCTGGTCCTGTCCCGTGGGGACGGCCCCCTCGTCGAGGCCGGTGACGACCTCGAGGTGCACTACCTCGGCCAGGCGTGGCAGGGCGGCGTCTTCGACAACTCGTACGACCGGGGCTCGTCGATCAGCTTCCCGATCGGCGTCGGCGCCGTGATCGGCGGCTGGGACGAGGGCCTCGTCGGCCAGCAGGTCGGGTCGCGCGTCCTGCTGTCGATCCCGTCGCACCTGGGCTACGGCGACCGCGGCGTGCCGCAGGCCGGCATCAAGGGCGGCGACACGCTGGTCTTCGTGGTCGACATCGTCGGCACCAGCAGCAACTGATCGCCCGGCGACAGCCCCCCGCGCTCCGCGTGGGGGCTGTCGCTATCCTCGGCGCGTGGCGGCGGGCGAGGTGACGATCGGCGAGTTCGCGCGCCGCTCCGGGCTCTCGCTCAAGGCGCTGCGGCTCTACGACGCCCGCGGGCTGCTGCAGCCGGTGCGCGTCGACCCGGCCACGGGCTACCGCTACTACGACCTCGACCAGCTGGCCCGCGCGCGCACCGTCTCGCTCCTGCGCCGCCTCGAGATGCCGCTCGGTGCGATCGCCGACGTGCTGGCCGAGCCGGTCGGGCAGGCGGCCGCGATCCGCTCGTGGTGGTCCGAGAGGCAGCGGGACCTGGCGGACCGCGGCCCCGAGCTCGACCTGGTGCTGCAGTCCCTCGGTGCGGCGGGCGAGTCCGTCCACACCGGGCGGT
This window harbors:
- a CDS encoding FKBP-type peptidyl-prolyl cis-trans isomerase, with product MSAALPEVSGSFGQKPTLTFPDAAPSGELEVLVLSRGDGPLVEAGDDLEVHYLGQAWQGGVFDNSYDRGSSISFPIGVGAVIGGWDEGLVGQQVGSRVLLSIPSHLGYGDRGVPQAGIKGGDTLVFVVDIVGTSSN